Part of the Halopseudomonas maritima genome, CAGGGCGATGACGATACTGCCGAAGCCGGTGATGGCTTCGATGGTGTAGGCCAGCAGGATAAACAGCCCCAGCCAGAGCCAGGGGTTGAGCAACAGGGTGTCGAGGGACATTGGGTCTTCTTGTGTTAGCCGAGTTCACCAGCAAAGCGCTTGCGCACCTGCCGCAGGTAGAGCGCCGGGGCAAAGCGCCAGAGCAGACTGCCAAAGCGCGAGACCGGCTCTGGCAGCAGCCAACGGTGCCGTTTTGTCAGCGCCTGGTCAATCAGGCCGACCATCCACTCCGGGGTGCGCATGCCGCCGACCATCGAGCGTGCATGGCTCGCCGGCTTGCCGTCCTTGCCAAGGGCGTTGTGCTCAATCGGGGTATCGAGAAAGCTGGGGTAGACCATCAGCACGTGAATGTTGTCGCGTTCCAGCTCCAGCCGCAGCACCTCGAAGAACTGGGTCAGCGCACCTTTGGCCGCGCAGTAGGCGGCGCGCCCCGGCACCGGCATCCAGCCCGCCATGGAGCCGATGCACAGAATCTCGCCCTGGCTGGCGCGCAGCAGCGGCAGCGCCGCCATGGTCAACTCCACCGGCCCCTGCCAGTCCACGGCCATGACCTTGCGAAACACCGCCGGGTCAGTCTGATGCGCCGGTGAGCGGTGGGTGATGCCAGCATTGTTGACCAACCGATCCAAACGGCCGAAATGCGCCAGCGTCGCCGCCAGCAAGCGTTGAATGTCGTCGGCGCTGGTGATATCGGCGGTGATCGCCAGCACCCGGTCGGGCGCGTTCAGCTCCTGCTCGCGCTGCTGAAGCAGTGCCTGGTTGACGTCGGCCAGCACCAGACTGTGGCCGGCGCTAAACCAGCGCTGAGCCATGGCCCAGCCAAGGCCCGAGGCGGCGCCGGTGATTAAAATAACCTTCATTTGAGCGTCCTGTGGGTTGTTCATTTTTGTGCCTGTAGGCAGGAGGCCTGAAGCTGGAGGCTGGAAGCTTGAAGCAGCCCGAGCCGTTTAAGAGATTGGAGTCTGGCGCAGCGTCGGATTGGCAAAACGGCCCGATCAGCGCTCGTACTACTTCCAGCTTCCAGCTTCAAACGTCCAGCCTTCAGCCTCTAGCCTTCAGCCCTCTCGCTTCTACAAAAAACTCAAACGTCTGCGCCGACGTCTTCTGCAACTGATAGCCAAACTCCTCCTTCAACCGCCGGTTGCTGAGTACCGGGCGGTAGCGCAGGAAGTTGATTTGCTCGGGGCCGGTGGGTTTGCCGAGCCATTTGGCGATTTGCAGCGCGCTTTTCAGCAGCCAGGGTGAAACGGTCAGCAGTGGCTTGTTCAGCCGCTGGGCGATCTCGGGCATGGTCAGCGCGCCGTCGCCGGCCATGTTGAAGATGCCCTGTTTGTCTTCGCGGATACCCATTTCCATCGCGGCCAGTACGTCTTGATCCCAGATGAAGACAAAGGGCGAGTCGCTGCCCTTGATCGCCAGCACCCGTTTGGACTCGAACAGGTTGGTGATCTGGTTGCGGGTCTCGACGCCGAGCACGGTGCCCGGACGGAAGATCAGCTGCGCCAGCGCCGGGTGCTCGCGGCGATAGCGCGCCAGCAGCTCCTCGATCTGGCGTTTGTGATCGGAGTAGGCAAACTCGCGGTTGCCGCGGATGGCGTCCTGCTCGTCGATCCAGGCCGGGTTGTCGGCGTAGTAGCCGTAGGCGGCGCCGGAGCTGGTCACGGTCAGCTGCTGCACGCCCGCCGCAACGCAGGCCTTGAGCACGTTGTGGGTGCCGTTGACGTCGATATCGAAGTCGCGCTGGCGGTCCTTGGAGGCCTGCAGAATGGACGCCAGGTGCACCACGTGGGTGATCTGCTCACGCTTGAGCAGCTCGGCCAGCCCGGCGTCACGGATGTCCATGACCTGCAGCGGAAAGTCGACATCGTCGCGGCTGCGGATGTCGGTACCAATGACGTAAAAATCCTTGG contains:
- a CDS encoding SDR family oxidoreductase, whose amino-acid sequence is MKVILITGAASGLGWAMAQRWFSAGHSLVLADVNQALLQQREQELNAPDRVLAITADITSADDIQRLLAATLAHFGRLDRLVNNAGITHRSPAHQTDPAVFRKVMAVDWQGPVELTMAALPLLRASQGEILCIGSMAGWMPVPGRAAYCAAKGALTQFFEVLRLELERDNIHVLMVYPSFLDTPIEHNALGKDGKPASHARSMVGGMRTPEWMVGLIDQALTKRHRWLLPEPVSRFGSLLWRFAPALYLRQVRKRFAGELG
- a CDS encoding SDR family oxidoreductase; this translates as MSKRILITGAAGYIGHQLGNRLAKDFYVIGTDIRSRDDVDFPLQVMDIRDAGLAELLKREQITHVVHLASILQASKDRQRDFDIDVNGTHNVLKACVAAGVQQLTVTSSGAAYGYYADNPAWIDEQDAIRGNREFAYSDHKRQIEELLARYRREHPALAQLIFRPGTVLGVETRNQITNLFESKRVLAIKGSDSPFVFIWDQDVLAAMEMGIREDKQGIFNMAGDGALTMPEIAQRLNKPLLTVSPWLLKSALQIAKWLGKPTGPEQINFLRYRPVLSNRRLKEEFGYQLQKTSAQTFEFFVEARGLKARG